The following proteins come from a genomic window of Sander vitreus isolate 19-12246 chromosome 14, sanVit1, whole genome shotgun sequence:
- the nfe2l3 gene encoding nuclear factor erythroid 2-related factor 3, with protein MQIAKKYLTEGLIQLTILLSLIGVRVDIDSYLSGYYTPLIEINVGPSSAYTQTPFHNLRETLDGYSVHPKCPELDYFFASRRLLDEVRTLGSPRFPTQLNAWLVHQVSATDKADCGPSTSNNTDTNSGLESPGDEVRNDSEHLPDSGQEVCKTTPELGQRPCSAGACGFFKEEEDVKVKEEEEPVPLTQLAHSSTLEQESMLEGITALSDPARQHPPAIDIDQHWSNLLSLSVTDLDDLDSLVTERLSDLGTDITSAISQDVSLHDAMVTSAGAFGVASERVESRPVTQQQRTLLRLDSHSDASPGMAVGLAALPFATVCNLTGNVSPHSALGGCLDEAVFDQINQLGLEGLDTQLMSSLESIDPQVLEDLDSDSGLSLESSSGGPVSPGSSEMSSSSSSYCEDECGATGYSSEVDSVPSKGIMDYNTTWSPIDLSESVWHDHSYSSPAFFNQPSVTLHHKGIKEEPLSEDDDDGPRFEDRELSRDELRARALCIPFSVLQIVNMPVEEFLEVLDGHGFSPEQVTLLRDIRRRGKNKLAAQNCRKRKLDAITGLQEEVERLHAQRGRLLREKQLTAKTMGAVGQQIKQLTRDVLARLRDNSGRPLNPERFTLQCGANGRVVVQPVRRPAVSTATGNKTDKRKKEKKQ; from the exons ATGCAAATCGCGAAAAAATACCTCACAGAAGGCCTAATTCAGTTAACGATCTTACTCAGTTTGATTGGAGTTCGTGTGGATATCGACAGCTACTTAAGCGGCTATTATACGCCTCTGATAGAGATTAACGTGGGTCCTAGCTCAGCCTACACCCAGACACCCTTTCATAATTTGAGAGAAACTCTTGACGGATACAGTGTGCACCCAAAATGTCCCGAGTTGGACTATTTCTTTGCAAGTCGCCGGCTACTAGACGAGGTGAGGACCCTTGGCTCACCGCGGTTCCCCACACAGTTGAACGCATGGTTGGTGCACCAAGTGTCTGCCACTGACAAGGCTGACTGTGGGCCTTCAACCAGCAACAACACTGACACCAACTCAGGGTTAGAAAGCCCCGGGGACGAAGTCAGGAATGACAGTGAACACCTGCCTGACAGTGGCCAAGAGGTGTGCAAAACAACCCCTGAACTCGGACAAAGGCCTTGTAGCGCTGGAGCCTGCGGGTTTTTTAAAgag GAGGAGGATGTTAAAgttaaagaggaggaagaaccTGTCCCACTTACTCAGCTGGCTCACAGTTCCACACTGGAACAAGAG AGTATGCTTGAAGGCATCACTGCACTGTCTGATCCAGCACGCCAACATCCTCCTGCCATTGATATTGACCAGCACTGGAGCAAtttactctctctgtctgttacTGACCTTGAC GACCTGGACTCCCTTGTTACTGAGCGTCTGTCAGACCTCGGCACAGACATCACCAGCGCCATCAGCCAGGATGTCAGTTTGCATGATGCTATGGTAACCAGTGCTGGAGCATTTGGTGTGGCGTCTGAAAGAGTTGAGTCCAGGCCAGTCACCCAACAACAAAGAACCCTCTTACGACTGGACTCGCACTCGGACGCATCACCAGGGATGGcagtgggtctggctgctcttcCCTTTGCTACAGTATGTAATTTAACTGGAAATGTGTCACCGCATAGTGCACTGGGTGGCTGTCTGGATGAGGCAGTGTTTGACCAGATCAATCAGCTAGGTTTGGAAGGCCTGGACACCCAGCTGATGAGCTCTCTGGAGAGCATAGACCCACAGGTCCTCGAGGACTTGGACTCGGACTCGGGTCTCTCCTTGGAGAGCAGCTCTGGAGGTCCAGTCTCCCCGG GCTCATCCGAGATGTCATCGTCATCTAGTTCATACTGTGAGGATGAGTGTGGAGCTACAGGCTACAGCAGTGAGGTGGATTCAGTCCCCTCAAAAGGCATCATGGACTACAACACAACATGGTCACCAATTGAtctgagtgagagtgtgtggcATGACCACAGCTACTCATCTCCTGCTTTCTTCAACCAGCCATCAGTAACACTTCATCACAAAGGTATCAAAGAGGAGCCTCTcagtgaagatgatgatgacggGCCAAGGTTTGAAGACAGGGAGCTGAGTCGGGATGAGCTGCGCGCCCGTGCCTTGTGCATCCCGTTCTCTGTCCTGCAGATTGTCAACATGCCTGTGGAGGAGTTCCTGGAGGTCCTTGACGGTCATGGCTTCTCCCCAGAACAGGTGACCCTCCTGAGGGATATCCGCAGACGGGGAAAGAACAAACTGGCAGCGCAAAACTGCCGGAAGCGCAAACTAGATGCCATCACGGGGCTGCAGGAGGAGGTGGAAAGGTTGCATGCGCAGAGAGGCAGGCTACTGAGGGAGAAACAGCTCACAGCCAAGACAATGGGTGCTGTGGGCCAGCAGATAAAGCAGCTGACCAGAGACGTACTGGCCCGGCTGAGGGACAACTCAGGACGGCCCCTGAACCCAGAAAGATTCACCCTGCAGTGCGGGGCTAACGGGAGGGTTGTAGTTCAGCCTGTAAGACGGCCTGCTGTCTCCACAGCAACAGGCAACAAAACAgacaagaggaagaaggagaaaaagcaATGA